In the genome of Campylobacter concisus, the window GTAAAATATTATTTTCAAAAGGTCTTAGCAATATAGATATTGAGATCGAGTGTTTTTACGGCGATGTCTACCTTATAGGGCTGGTTGATAGCAAAGAGCTTGAAGGTAAGCTAGTAGAACTAGCCAAAAATACAGATGGTGTACGAGAAATTTACACCTATCTTCGCATAAAAAAGCCAGAATATCCATGCGATAGTCTAAAAATTCTTGCAAATTTAAAACAAAACCTTTTCAAAGATAGTATAGTTGAAGGAACAAATGTGCGTGTTAGTATCGTTGGCTGCGATGTTGTTTTTAGTGGCGTGGTCGATAGTATAGAGCAAGAAAAGCACGCCATTTGGTATGCTAAGCATATTAATGGCGTAGCCGATGTCTACTCATTTATGAAAGTTATAAAATAAAATTTCTATTTACTCTTTTTTACAAAGCTCGCAATGAGGCTT includes:
- a CDS encoding BON domain-containing protein — encoded protein: KILFSKGLSNIDIEIECFYGDVYLIGLVDSKELEGKLVELAKNTDGVREIYTYLRIKKPEYPCDSLKILANLKQNLFKDSIVEGTNVRVSIVGCDVVFSGVVDSIEQEKHAIWYAKHINGVADVYSFMKVIK